One Methanobacterium sp. genomic region harbors:
- the hcp gene encoding hydroxylamine reductase encodes MKKYRCLACEYVYDPEKGDPDNGIGPGTSFEDLPDDWICPVCGVGKDQFEAMEEEKEKEVKKEEHEMFCYQCSQTARGTGCTIQGVCGKSATAARLQDNLLFAIKGISAYLYHARELGYTDPEVDAFMERGFYSTLTNVNIDVPELINLALEAGKMNIKTMRLLKTALIETYGEPTPVQVSTGTKKGQGIVATGHNLKALEEVLKQTEGTGINVYTHSELLPAHGYPKLRKYSHLAGQLGKSWFDQREIFSKYPVAILGTSNCVLPPRDDYRNRMFTTGVARLTGVQHIDGYDFSPLIEKAKLLPELPEEPGDTIYSTGFGASTVLSLAPKIKELVEAGKIRRFFLVGGCDAPLAKSPYYTEFVQKLPEDTVVLTLACGKFRMNQLPLGDIEGIPRLIDIGQCNDAIVGIDIVTALSDLFGLEINELPLTIVLSWMEQKAAAILWSLLYLGIKGIYLGPIAPAWVNEDIMDFLVENYDIKPISTPEKDIKEILG; translated from the coding sequence ATGAAAAAATACCGCTGTTTGGCATGTGAATATGTATATGACCCTGAAAAAGGAGATCCTGATAATGGAATAGGCCCCGGAACTTCTTTTGAAGACTTACCAGATGATTGGATATGTCCAGTATGCGGGGTGGGAAAGGATCAGTTTGAAGCAATGGAAGAAGAAAAAGAGAAAGAAGTTAAGAAAGAAGAACATGAAATGTTCTGCTATCAGTGCTCCCAAACAGCGAGAGGGACCGGCTGCACCATACAGGGAGTGTGTGGAAAAAGTGCTACGGCTGCAAGGCTTCAAGATAACTTGTTATTTGCAATTAAAGGAATATCTGCCTATCTTTATCATGCAAGAGAACTTGGATACACAGATCCAGAAGTAGATGCATTCATGGAACGAGGTTTCTACTCGACTCTTACCAATGTTAATATCGATGTTCCAGAATTAATAAATTTAGCTCTTGAAGCAGGGAAAATGAATATTAAAACAATGCGGCTTTTAAAAACCGCATTAATCGAAACTTATGGAGAACCAACCCCGGTCCAGGTTAGTACTGGAACAAAAAAAGGTCAGGGAATAGTTGCAACCGGTCACAACCTCAAAGCGTTGGAAGAAGTTCTAAAACAAACCGAAGGAACCGGAATAAATGTTTATACCCATTCTGAACTTCTTCCAGCGCATGGATACCCCAAATTGAGAAAGTACAGCCACCTAGCAGGTCAGCTTGGTAAATCCTGGTTTGACCAGCGGGAGATATTTTCAAAGTACCCTGTTGCAATCCTTGGAACATCAAACTGCGTGCTGCCCCCACGGGACGATTATAGAAACAGGATGTTTACCACAGGGGTCGCAAGATTAACCGGCGTGCAACATATTGACGGTTACGATTTCTCGCCACTTATTGAAAAAGCTAAATTATTACCTGAACTCCCAGAAGAACCGGGTGACACCATTTATTCAACTGGATTTGGAGCCTCAACAGTCCTTTCACTTGCACCAAAGATTAAAGAACTTGTAGAAGCAGGAAAAATAAGGAGGTTCTTCCTGGTTGGAGGATGTGATGCTCCGCTTGCAAAATCACCATATTATACTGAATTTGTCCAGAAATTACCTGAAGACACAGTTGTTTTAACCCTTGCGTGCGGTAAATTCAGAATGAACCAGCTGCCTCTCGGAGATATTGAAGGAATTCCACGTTTAATAGATATAGGGCAATGTAATGATGCAATAGTGGGTATTGACATTGTAACTGCACTTTCAGATCTTTTCGGGCTGGAAATAAACGAGCTTCCACTTACCATTGTTTTAAGCTGGATGGAACAGAAAGCAGCTGCGATCCTGTGGAGTTTACTGTACCTTGGAATTAAAGGAATTTATCTGGGCCCAATAGCTCCAGCATGGGTAAACGAGGATATCATGGACTTCCTGGTTGAAAATTACGATATTAAGCCAATTAGTACTCCTGAAAAAGATATTAAAGAAATTTTAGGGTAA
- a CDS encoding PPC domain-containing DNA-binding protein, translating to MIISRLKPHEDLKKGIINISKQNRVKSGIIICIVGSLNSATLRMADGNYKTFMGPFEIVSAEGTISADGVHIHMSISDAEGHVFGGHLSDGCIINTTAEIGILKSDKTLIRVFDPKTGYKELIIDD from the coding sequence ATGATAATCTCAAGACTAAAACCCCATGAAGACCTTAAAAAAGGCATTATTAATATATCCAAGCAGAATAGAGTTAAATCAGGCATTATAATTTGTATAGTCGGCAGTCTGAATTCCGCCACATTGAGAATGGCAGATGGCAATTATAAGACATTTATGGGGCCCTTTGAGATTGTATCAGCTGAAGGTACCATTTCAGCAGATGGGGTTCATATTCATATGTCAATTTCAGATGCAGAAGGACATGTATTTGGAGGCCATTTAAGTGACGGCTGCATAATCAATACCACTGCAGAAATTGGTATCTTGAAATCAGATAAAACTCTTATAAGAGTATTTGACCCAAAAACAGGTTATAAAGAGTTAATTATTGATGATTAG
- a CDS encoding DUF366 family protein has product MKYKKLEEGIIYDGSPIQPFWAFKEHKIKGSSIVAWIGPLNIEPEELIDYEDVGLEIKADKMMHFIVEHFDRQPADLKTCYHRQRILVMIAKDVLSDLGIITTRDGDDIYFEGKKLSISIATCSNSSMKIHFGMNVINKGTPNDVETIGLCECLEDMDDKKIDGIIDKICESYINEIESIEEDITKTRVF; this is encoded by the coding sequence ATGAAATACAAAAAGTTAGAAGAAGGCATAATTTATGATGGGAGCCCAATACAACCATTTTGGGCATTTAAAGAACATAAAATTAAAGGATCAAGTATTGTAGCATGGATAGGTCCCCTAAATATAGAACCAGAAGAACTCATAGACTATGAAGATGTGGGCCTTGAAATAAAAGCAGATAAAATGATGCACTTTATAGTAGAACATTTTGACCGCCAGCCAGCAGACCTGAAGACATGTTACCACAGGCAGAGAATACTTGTAATGATAGCTAAAGATGTTTTAAGTGATCTTGGTATTATCACGACCCGTGACGGTGATGACATCTATTTTGAAGGTAAAAAGCTCAGTATTTCCATAGCAACATGCTCCAACAGCAGCATGAAAATACATTTCGGGATGAATGTTATAAATAAAGGTACTCCTAATGACGTGGAGACAATAGGGCTTTGTGAATGCCTGGAAGACATGGACGATAAAAAAATAGATGGCATAATTGATAAAATATGCGAAAGTTATATTAATGAAATTGAATCTATTGAAGAAGATATCACAAAAACCAGAGTATTTTAA
- a CDS encoding DNA polymerase subunit beta, which produces MRARARDFIYTKDNLFFATTSYLHPEDRILSFLRYIPDPNGNRSKNGQRYSKVDSKQAYDFLGSKYPEYLFGPDDSLKMMGVPLYKVEKILKPEERLNEILNNSYNDELLKKVVKLAGVFHDQAGIPYSKMGVSGSILPGLYDPAVSDIDFVFYGLKNHRKAMDTFGEIKDKSDLRSIGDEYWAHLYEKRIKDDTLSYEEFQWYEKRKNNRGVIDGTLFDILSTRDWDEITGKYGEEKYESLGTVKIECKVSNAMAAFDNPAIYKIEDVNILEGQDVDITEIVSFTHTYSGQAKEGEEIIAKGRLEKITDKNVRYRLVVGTTREALDEYIKLKDRA; this is translated from the coding sequence ATGAGAGCCAGAGCAAGAGATTTCATATACACTAAAGACAATTTATTCTTTGCCACAACTTCTTATCTGCATCCAGAAGATAGAATTCTGTCATTTTTAAGATATATCCCTGATCCTAATGGTAACAGGTCTAAAAATGGCCAGAGATATTCTAAAGTAGATTCTAAACAGGCTTATGATTTTTTAGGTAGTAAATATCCAGAATATCTTTTTGGGCCTGACGACAGTCTTAAAATGATGGGGGTCCCTTTATATAAGGTTGAAAAAATATTAAAACCAGAAGAACGCCTGAATGAAATATTAAATAACTCATATAATGATGAACTGCTTAAAAAGGTTGTTAAATTGGCAGGTGTCTTCCATGATCAGGCAGGTATTCCTTATTCAAAAATGGGAGTTTCTGGCTCGATTTTGCCGGGTTTATATGATCCAGCTGTATCTGATATAGATTTTGTATTTTACGGCCTTAAAAACCACAGGAAGGCAATGGATACCTTTGGAGAAATCAAAGATAAGAGCGATTTAAGGAGTATAGGTGATGAATACTGGGCGCACTTATACGAAAAGAGAATAAAAGATGACACATTAAGCTATGAAGAATTCCAGTGGTATGAGAAACGTAAAAATAACAGGGGAGTAATTGACGGTACACTGTTTGATATTCTTTCCACCCGTGATTGGGATGAAATAACTGGAAAATATGGGGAAGAAAAATATGAATCTCTGGGCACTGTAAAGATCGAATGTAAGGTATCTAATGCCATGGCAGCATTTGATAACCCTGCTATCTACAAAATTGAAGATGTTAATATTTTAGAAGGCCAGGATGTTGATATAACTGAAATTGTCTCATTTACTCACACTTATTCTGGACAGGCAAAAGAGGGCGAAGAAATAATTGCAAAGGGTAGATTAGAAAAAATTACTGATAAAAATGTGAGATATAGGCTCGTAGTTGGTACAACTAGAGAAGCTTTAGATGAGTATATCAAACTGAAGGATAGAGCTTAG
- a CDS encoding ferredoxin translates to MAKVELERMMCISCGNCIDICPDFFEFAGDGLSHLKALENTEETEEIEVEDPACCTQAEELCPVSIIHVYD, encoded by the coding sequence ATGGCAAAGGTAGAACTGGAAAGGATGATGTGTATATCCTGTGGAAACTGTATTGATATATGTCCTGACTTCTTTGAATTTGCTGGAGATGGGCTTTCCCATTTAAAAGCACTAGAAAATACAGAAGAAACTGAAGAAATAGAAGTTGAAGACCCAGCTTGCTGCACACAAGCAGAAGAGCTCTGCCCAGTAAGTATCATACATGTTTATGATTAA
- a CDS encoding cupin domain-containing protein → MEDIKGKVLKTADLIEYQDGSVVSREIIRKDTGTVTIFAFDKGEGLSEHTAPFDAMVQLIDGKAEITISGNKNVLEAGEMIIMPANEPHALTALEKYKMILTMIRS, encoded by the coding sequence ATGGAAGATATTAAAGGAAAAGTATTAAAAACCGCGGATTTAATTGAATATCAGGACGGTTCTGTTGTAAGCCGGGAAATAATAAGAAAAGACACAGGTACAGTGACCATATTTGCTTTTGATAAAGGTGAAGGGCTAAGCGAACATACAGCTCCATTTGACGCCATGGTTCAACTTATAGACGGTAAAGCCGAAATCACTATTTCAGGCAATAAAAACGTTTTAGAAGCAGGTGAAATGATTATAATGCCTGCAAATGAGCCCCATGCATTGACCGCACTTGAAAAATATAAAATGATCCTGACGATGATACGATCCTGA
- a CDS encoding CBS domain-containing protein, whose amino-acid sequence MEMETKVTVNDAMTSNVVTVSPENSAADAAYLMSQNEVGCLIVKNNNEPEGIVTETDIINKVVAHDIKASEISIDAIMTKNLIKIDPGRELNEAARFMSKMNIRRLAVVKEGVLKGILTAKDIMAVSPELTEILVENARMENQKNQMDHENINPPVPGVCEACGNFMDDLDEIDGKFVCEDCKEDLEGDLI is encoded by the coding sequence ATGGAAATGGAAACAAAAGTTACAGTAAATGATGCAATGACATCAAATGTAGTCACCGTAAGCCCCGAAAACAGCGCTGCAGATGCTGCCTATTTAATGAGCCAAAATGAAGTGGGTTGTTTAATAGTAAAAAACAACAACGAACCAGAAGGAATAGTTACAGAAACAGATATCATCAACAAAGTTGTTGCCCATGATATCAAAGCCAGCGAGATATCCATCGATGCAATAATGACTAAAAACCTTATAAAAATCGATCCTGGAAGAGAATTAAATGAAGCTGCTCGATTTATGTCAAAAATGAACATAAGAAGGTTAGCTGTGGTAAAAGAAGGAGTTCTTAAAGGTATATTAACTGCAAAAGACATAATGGCAGTTTCTCCGGAACTGACTGAAATTCTTGTTGAAAATGCAAGAATGGAAAACCAAAAAAATCAGATGGATCACGAAAATATAAATCCACCAGTACCTGGAGTTTGTGAGGCATGTGGAAACTTTATGGATGATTTAGACGAAATTGATGGAAAATTTGTCTGTGAAGACTGTAAAGAAGATTTAGAAGGTGATTTAATTTGA
- a CDS encoding 7-carboxy-7-deazaguanine synthase QueE produces the protein MKAHINEIFSSIQGEGKLIGRRQIFVRFSGCNLHCNYCDTPQGLDPTSGSSFSEEQLFNSVNNLMTPDFHSISLTGGEPLLHADFIRSFLEKYDFDCLLETNGSLPNEMEKIAELIKYASLDIKLPEHRSTSNWDNLFKDELKSLNLLIDNKTNIYCKIVILPSTKVDTIELIASKILDEISDASKLSMVIQPAYPLNYWIDNNEKLFEFSEVVGNYLDVLTIPQVHKLLKVR, from the coding sequence ATGAAAGCCCATATAAATGAGATTTTCTCAAGCATTCAGGGTGAAGGCAAACTAATTGGAAGAAGGCAAATTTTTGTAAGATTTTCTGGATGTAATCTTCACTGCAATTACTGTGATACCCCACAAGGCTTAGATCCTACAAGTGGATCCTCTTTTTCAGAAGAACAACTTTTTAATTCTGTAAATAATTTAATGACTCCTGATTTTCATTCTATTTCTTTAACAGGCGGAGAGCCATTACTACATGCAGATTTTATAAGATCATTTTTAGAAAAATATGATTTTGACTGCCTGCTTGAAACCAATGGTTCATTACCCAACGAAATGGAGAAAATAGCAGAGTTAATTAAATATGCTTCTTTAGACATTAAATTACCGGAGCATCGTTCAACTTCTAATTGGGATAACCTATTTAAAGATGAATTAAAATCACTAAATCTATTAATAGATAATAAAACAAATATATATTGTAAGATAGTTATACTGCCCTCTACAAAAGTTGATACAATAGAACTGATAGCTTCAAAGATACTTGATGAAATTTCAGATGCTTCCAAGTTATCAATGGTTATTCAACCTGCATATCCACTCAATTACTGGATAGATAACAATGAAAAATTATTTGAATTCTCCGAAGTGGTAGGAAACTATTTAGATGTATTAACAATACCTCAAGTTCATAAACTTCTGAAAGTACGTTAA
- a CDS encoding homoserine dehydrogenase yields MKDIYNVGLIGFGTIGAGVVETFNRNLNLMEQKVGAKIKLKRIVDLDIKTDRGVAVDKNVLSTNINDILEDPEIDIVIELIGGYEPAKTFILKAMNHGKHVVTANKALLAKHWEEILKTANDNNVRICFEASVGGGIPLLEPLNERLAANHIKSIYGIINGTANYILTKMTEEGLDFDEVLKEAQDKGYAEQDPTFDIEGHDTAQKLIILTILGFGTYVKQDKFHVEGISKIKQEDIEFIKNELGYSIKLLAIARIEEGKLEVRVHPTLISSDHLLASVNGVFNGVYLVGDIVGPVMMYGPGAGMMPTASAVVGDCLDIMENMERPNIYGPKDTEVREIKNIEDICSKYYLRLTVLDKPGVLHAVSGILTKYDISLESVNQRRKNEGREVPIFMVTHDALEKNIRSAIKEIDELDLVKEDTLFIRVLEG; encoded by the coding sequence ATGAAGGATATTTATAATGTTGGGCTCATTGGGTTTGGAACAATCGGAGCAGGGGTTGTAGAAACTTTTAACCGAAATTTGAACCTTATGGAGCAAAAAGTAGGTGCAAAAATAAAGCTTAAGAGAATCGTGGATCTGGATATTAAAACTGATAGGGGCGTAGCAGTAGATAAAAATGTTCTATCAACTAATATAAATGATATTTTGGAAGATCCAGAGATAGACATAGTAATAGAACTTATCGGGGGCTATGAACCTGCAAAGACATTCATTTTAAAAGCTATGAACCATGGAAAACACGTGGTCACAGCAAACAAAGCTTTACTTGCAAAACACTGGGAAGAAATCTTAAAAACTGCAAATGACAACAATGTCCGGATCTGCTTTGAGGCCAGCGTCGGCGGAGGTATCCCTCTACTTGAACCATTAAATGAAAGGCTTGCAGCAAACCACATTAAATCTATTTATGGTATAATAAATGGAACTGCAAACTACATTTTAACTAAAATGACTGAAGAAGGCCTTGATTTTGATGAAGTGTTAAAAGAAGCTCAAGATAAGGGTTATGCAGAACAAGATCCCACTTTTGATATTGAAGGGCATGACACTGCTCAAAAATTGATTATACTTACCATTTTAGGCTTTGGAACATATGTTAAGCAGGATAAATTCCATGTTGAAGGTATAAGCAAAATCAAACAGGAAGATATTGAATTCATCAAAAATGAACTGGGATACTCTATAAAACTCCTTGCAATTGCAAGAATTGAAGAGGGAAAGCTTGAAGTAAGAGTACACCCGACTCTAATTTCTTCAGATCACCTCCTTGCATCTGTAAACGGTGTTTTTAATGGAGTATATCTGGTTGGGGATATAGTTGGGCCAGTTATGATGTATGGACCTGGTGCTGGAATGATGCCAACAGCAAGTGCTGTAGTTGGGGACTGTCTTGATATCATGGAGAATATGGAGAGGCCTAATATATACGGTCCAAAAGACACAGAAGTCCGGGAAATAAAAAATATTGAAGATATCTGTTCTAAATATTACCTGCGTCTTACTGTACTTGACAAACCAGGAGTTTTACATGCTGTATCTGGTATATTAACTAAGTATGATATTAGTCTAGAATCCGTAAATCAGAGAAGGAAAAATGAGGGTAGGGAAGTTCCAATTTTTATGGTGACTCATGATGCACTTGAGAAAAATATTAGAAGCGCCATTAAAGAAATTGATGAGCTTGATTTAGTCAAGGAAGATACTCTCTTTATCAGGGTTTTGGAAGGCTAA
- a CDS encoding CBS domain-containing protein translates to MNNVGDVMTPNPVTVSVNTSVTKVRSILRDESFRCVPVVSGKHLEGTITRGDMMRISTTKSNIEARGIMEHPKVITTPEVDINEIGKQIINADIIQAPVVKSEDDMTVVGMISVADILENLLDREVKPKKQNVGEATTRNVVTCNYDDPLSKVWDKMDDTGFSGLPVIKKKKIIGMITRKDIINSGHVRLSKEGGVKKPTKVESVMKTPPIAITEDKDIKEAAKLMVKYNIGRLPVVDHPVHIKKEPERVREAELVGIITREDILGSYIN, encoded by the coding sequence TTGAACAATGTTGGAGATGTTATGACACCTAATCCTGTCACAGTTTCTGTAAATACGAGTGTTACTAAGGTTAGATCCATATTAAGAGATGAAAGCTTTAGATGTGTTCCTGTGGTTTCTGGAAAGCATTTAGAAGGAACAATAACTCGTGGAGACATGATGCGCATCTCTACAACAAAATCAAATATTGAAGCCCGCGGGATTATGGAACACCCCAAGGTCATTACAACACCAGAAGTAGATATTAACGAAATTGGAAAACAAATAATAAATGCAGATATTATCCAAGCACCTGTTGTTAAATCAGAAGATGATATGACTGTTGTGGGAATGATAAGTGTAGCTGATATTCTTGAAAATTTATTAGATAGAGAAGTAAAGCCTAAAAAGCAGAATGTAGGCGAAGCGACAACACGAAATGTTGTTACATGCAACTATGATGATCCTTTATCAAAAGTATGGGATAAAATGGACGATACTGGATTTTCTGGACTCCCTGTAATTAAAAAGAAGAAAATAATAGGCATGATAACCAGGAAAGACATTATAAATTCAGGCCATGTAAGACTTTCCAAAGAAGGTGGAGTTAAAAAGCCCACAAAAGTAGAAAGTGTTATGAAAACCCCCCCAATAGCCATCACTGAAGATAAGGACATTAAAGAAGCTGCAAAATTAATGGTCAAATATAATATTGGAAGATTGCCTGTAGTTGATCATCCCGTACATATTAAAAAAGAACCCGAAAGAGTAAGAGAAGCAGAACTTGTTGGAATAATAACAAGGGAAGATATCTTGGGGTCGTATATAAATTGA
- a CDS encoding 6-carboxytetrahydropterin synthase produces the protein MKIEINGIHANLRFSSAHMIPLHESCGGIHGHSYIVDLTVEGERSGEFGFVVDFKQAKKIVREICSKFDHKVLIPCNSDVIEFTHKDDKSVEFKIGEKEYKLPLEDCCLLELKSTSAEDLAEYFAEETFKYLKASNNSVSSVQICVNEGIGQGAYFQTCE, from the coding sequence ATGAAAATAGAGATTAATGGAATACACGCTAACTTAAGATTCTCATCAGCCCATATGATCCCTTTACATGAATCATGCGGAGGAATACACGGACATTCTTACATCGTTGATCTAACTGTAGAAGGAGAAAGAAGTGGAGAATTCGGATTTGTGGTTGATTTTAAACAGGCAAAAAAAATCGTGAGAGAAATTTGTTCAAAATTCGATCATAAAGTTCTAATTCCATGCAACAGCGATGTCATTGAATTTACACATAAAGATGATAAATCTGTAGAATTTAAAATAGGTGAGAAAGAATACAAACTTCCTCTGGAAGATTGTTGCCTTTTAGAACTCAAATCAACCTCTGCAGAAGATCTGGCGGAATACTTTGCCGAAGAAACATTTAAATACTTAAAGGCATCAAATAATAGTGTCTCAAGTGTTCAAATTTGTGTAAACGAAGGCATTGGACAAGGTGCCTACTTCCAGACATGTGAATAA
- a CDS encoding CBS domain-containing protein, translating into MRRKELINIVKSRERAPLEFETHITEHEGDIMSIAKREVVTVPQSATIKESAEIMVKNKFRRLPITDPGTGKIRGIVTAMDILDFLGGGDKYQILEKKHDGNFLSAINDPVREIMTTKVEVLSHKSSIGNAVSKMLEKKVGAFPIVDSDEKIVGIISERDFVFLLSGVLTDEIVEDFMTTSLITTTPGTRIEGASKIMVRNKLRRIPVIGEERKTPHPENDKLVGIVTSTDILKFLGNNTAFEKLVTNDAEEILNTTLSDIMINDVVTTNSQTRLGEICSIMEIKGIGGLPVVRNSDLIGIITESDILRAISG; encoded by the coding sequence ATGAGAAGAAAAGAACTAATAAATATAGTAAAATCTAGAGAAAGAGCTCCATTGGAGTTTGAAACCCACATAACAGAACACGAAGGCGATATTATGAGCATCGCCAAAAGAGAAGTAGTAACAGTGCCCCAAAGTGCTACAATCAAAGAATCCGCAGAGATAATGGTAAAAAACAAATTTAGAAGGCTCCCAATTACAGACCCCGGGACCGGGAAAATCCGTGGAATCGTGACAGCCATGGATATACTTGACTTTTTAGGTGGTGGAGACAAGTATCAAATTTTAGAAAAAAAACACGACGGTAATTTTTTATCCGCCATAAATGATCCTGTAAGGGAAATTATGACAACTAAGGTAGAAGTTTTAAGTCATAAAAGTTCCATTGGCAATGCAGTTTCCAAAATGCTGGAAAAAAAAGTCGGTGCATTCCCAATAGTAGATTCAGATGAAAAAATCGTGGGAATAATCTCAGAAAGAGATTTTGTATTTCTCTTATCCGGAGTCTTAACTGATGAAATTGTGGAAGATTTCATGACAACATCACTTATAACAACCACTCCTGGAACCCGAATTGAAGGGGCATCTAAAATTATGGTTAGAAATAAACTTAGAAGAATCCCTGTAATTGGAGAAGAACGAAAAACACCTCACCCTGAAAATGATAAGCTCGTTGGAATTGTTACTTCAACAGACATCTTAAAATTCTTAGGTAATAATACTGCATTTGAAAAATTAGTCACAAATGATGCTGAAGAAATCCTGAATACCACACTTTCAGACATCATGATTAACGACGTGGTCACTACCAATTCTCAAACACGGTTAGGTGAAATATGTAGTATAATGGAGATTAAAGGTATTGGAGGGCTCCCCGTAGTTAGAAACAGCGATTTAATTGGTATAATAACAGAAAGCGATATTTTAAGGGCAATAAGCGGATAA
- a CDS encoding DUF5612 domain-containing protein — protein sequence MEKIAITIKSVNKPGVLRDITDLMAKCGINIIYTHLFVEKDGSASVYMELEDVKNREELKKNILKFEAVDHIEIHPSLTEIYGKRIIIIGGGAQVAQVAQGAITEADRHNIRGERISIDTIPLVGEEELADAVYAAGRLPRVEALVLAGSLMGGKISDAVAEIKEDHGVIVISLNMPGSVAKNADLVVTDPVQAGVMAVMAVADTAVFNIKRVKGKKF from the coding sequence ATGGAAAAGATTGCAATTACAATAAAATCTGTAAATAAACCCGGTGTTTTGAGGGACATTACAGATTTAATGGCAAAATGCGGGATAAATATTATATATACTCATCTTTTTGTAGAAAAAGACGGATCTGCTTCAGTATATATGGAACTAGAAGACGTTAAGAACAGGGAAGAACTTAAAAAGAATATTTTGAAGTTTGAAGCCGTTGATCACATTGAAATTCATCCTTCATTAACTGAAATATACGGAAAAAGAATCATAATAATTGGGGGAGGAGCCCAGGTTGCTCAGGTTGCCCAAGGAGCCATAACCGAAGCAGATCGGCATAATATAAGGGGTGAGCGCATTAGTATCGATACAATACCGCTTGTAGGAGAAGAAGAGCTTGCAGATGCAGTATATGCGGCAGGAAGACTTCCAAGGGTAGAAGCACTGGTTCTTGCAGGATCACTTATGGGTGGTAAAATTTCAGATGCAGTTGCAGAAATTAAAGAAGATCACGGCGTGATTGTAATAAGCCTTAATATGCCTGGAAGTGTTGCAAAAAATGCGGATTTAGTGGTAACAGACCCTGTTCAAGCAGGCGTTATGGCAGTTATGGCTGTTGCAGATACTGCAGTTTTTAATATAAAAAGAGTTAAAGGAAAAAAATTTTAA
- the cas4 gene encoding CRISPR-associated protein Cas4, giving the protein MISVSSISEFVYCPVKAFLNQTQKDNIQTREMIHGKLVHEIRRGYEEITKQNMWSIKENIELEYIFSTIFEEVPPFIEKVSKKYSDKYEMDYSALKDICNDLEDDLKLESQFLSLKVKKILNTTSKRGNEIAEMFFPQSLLEFSLKNEELNLMGKIDKIEVINGVYYPVEVKTGMPPSKGVWLADALQVAAYAVLMDYELNKEVLVGFVDYIKVCERRPVVVNSVLHNKLLGVLDDMLTMFEKQEIPEFKLNKKKCEKCEYADICEYYG; this is encoded by the coding sequence ATGATTAGCGTTTCTTCAATATCTGAATTTGTATACTGCCCTGTAAAAGCATTTTTAAACCAGACCCAAAAGGACAATATTCAAACGCGTGAAATGATACATGGAAAACTGGTACATGAGATTAGAAGGGGTTATGAAGAGATTACAAAGCAGAACATGTGGAGCATAAAAGAGAACATTGAATTAGAATATATCTTTAGCACTATATTTGAAGAAGTCCCTCCTTTTATCGAAAAGGTCTCAAAGAAGTACTCTGATAAATATGAAATGGATTATTCAGCTTTAAAAGATATATGCAATGATTTAGAGGATGATCTAAAATTAGAATCTCAATTTTTATCTTTAAAGGTTAAGAAAATTTTGAACACCACCTCTAAAAGGGGTAATGAAATTGCAGAAATGTTTTTCCCGCAGTCCCTTTTAGAGTTTTCCTTAAAAAATGAAGAACTTAATTTAATGGGAAAAATTGACAAAATAGAAGTAATTAATGGTGTTTATTATCCTGTAGAAGTTAAAACGGGAATGCCTCCATCTAAAGGTGTCTGGTTAGCAGATGCGCTTCAAGTTGCAGCTTACGCTGTTCTTATGGATTATGAACTTAATAAGGAAGTACTGGTCGGTTTTGTTGATTATATTAAAGTATGTGAACGGCGGCCGGTTGTGGTTAATTCAGTTTTGCATAATAAGCTTTTGGGAGTGCTGGATGATATGCTCACTATGTTTGAAAAACAGGAAATTCCAGAGTTTAAATTAAACAAGAAAAAATGTGAAAAATGTGAATATGCGGATATTTGTGAGTATTATGGTTGA